From Desulfonatronum thioautotrophicum, the proteins below share one genomic window:
- a CDS encoding cobyrinate a,c-diamide synthase, which yields MHSVASPARLILAGLSGGAGKTIISLGLCRALIDLGLQVKPFKKGPDYIDAAWLGLAARRETSNLDPFMMPHEALVQLFLRESASVDLALIEGNRGLFDGKDTSGSCSTAELAKRLHAPVVLIINCTKMTRTVAALVLGCRNFEPNLNLAGVILNRTAGPRHKTILRQCIEQYTDVPVVGILPKIKPDPIPERHMGLVSDQECTEAEAILNHLATIARECLDMQALRTIAEQATSTPLSDGLLGELQDCCLKVDSCGAANPVPLTAKRRVKPYSQPALNVCQPSGRHSRHPVSALESPVRIGVVRDAALWFYYRENLAELRKHGAELVELSLLAPSLWPEIHGLYLGGGFPETQAEQLAQNETTRAMVHRLARQGLPIYAECGGFMYLGQSLICRETVYPMAGVFPVQTMLCAKPQGHGYTVAKVVQPNPFHPVGLEFTGHEFHYSRCVSPLPLEMSYALEMQRGSGIDQNRDGLIFRNTFACYTHLHALGVPTWAENFVVAARRFLEVGPEGDHI from the coding sequence ATACACTCCGTGGCCTCCCCTGCTCGTCTGATTCTTGCCGGTCTCAGCGGGGGAGCGGGCAAAACCATCATTTCCCTGGGCCTGTGCCGGGCACTGATCGATCTTGGTCTGCAGGTCAAGCCGTTCAAAAAGGGTCCCGACTATATCGACGCTGCATGGCTCGGATTGGCCGCACGGCGCGAGACGTCCAATCTCGACCCGTTCATGATGCCCCATGAGGCTCTCGTGCAGCTTTTCCTTCGGGAATCCGCCTCTGTCGACCTTGCCCTGATTGAAGGAAACAGAGGCTTGTTCGACGGCAAAGACACCAGTGGCTCCTGTTCGACGGCTGAGCTGGCCAAACGACTCCATGCACCGGTGGTGCTGATCATCAACTGCACGAAGATGACCCGTACCGTGGCGGCTCTGGTCCTGGGCTGCCGAAATTTCGAGCCCAACCTGAATCTGGCCGGAGTAATCCTCAATCGAACCGCGGGACCGCGCCACAAGACCATCCTGCGACAGTGCATCGAGCAGTATACGGATGTTCCCGTGGTGGGCATCCTGCCCAAAATAAAGCCAGACCCTATCCCTGAACGCCATATGGGCCTTGTTTCCGACCAGGAATGCACCGAGGCCGAGGCCATTCTGAACCACCTGGCCACCATCGCCCGGGAGTGTCTGGACATGCAGGCCCTGCGGACGATTGCCGAACAGGCCACCTCGACCCCGCTATCGGACGGACTCTTAGGTGAACTTCAAGACTGCTGTCTCAAGGTAGACTCTTGTGGGGCTGCCAACCCCGTGCCTCTGACAGCAAAACGGCGCGTAAAGCCATATTCTCAGCCGGCTCTCAATGTTTGCCAACCATCTGGTCGGCACAGCCGGCACCCCGTTTCTGCCCTTGAATCTCCCGTCCGCATCGGGGTGGTTCGGGATGCGGCTTTGTGGTTTTACTACCGGGAAAACTTGGCGGAACTCCGCAAACATGGTGCGGAATTGGTGGAACTCAGCCTGCTTGCACCCAGTTTATGGCCGGAAATTCACGGGCTCTATCTCGGAGGGGGCTTTCCGGAGACCCAGGCTGAACAGCTTGCCCAAAATGAGACCACAAGAGCCATGGTTCATCGGCTTGCGCGACAGGGGTTGCCCATTTACGCGGAATGCGGGGGATTCATGTACCTCGGACAAAGCCTGATCTGTCGGGAAACCGTGTACCCCATGGCCGGTGTTTTCCCGGTCCAGACCATGCTCTGCGCCAAACCGCAGGGGCATGGCTATACCGTGGCCAAAGTCGTCCAGCCCAACCCCTTCCATCCCGTGGGCCTGGAGTTCACCGGACATGAATTCCATTACTCCAGGTGCGTCAGCCCATTGCCGCTGGAAATGTCCTATGCCTTGGAGATGCAACGCGGCAGCGGCATAGACCAGAACAGGGACGGGCTGATTTTCCGCAATACGTTTGCCTGCTACACCCATCTCCACGCTCTGGGGGTTCCGACATGGGCCGAAAATTTCGTCGTTGCGGCACGAAGATTTCTCGAGGTTGGGCCTGAGGGCGACCATATTTGA
- a CDS encoding dissimilatory sulfite reductase D family protein, with protein sequence MDQEAAKQAIVDGMKAKSKSKSKFYFKDLTAFVPEMKTLQVKKLLGQMVNEEILEYWSSGSTTFYGLKGAGKQQAGEGE encoded by the coding sequence ATGGACCAAGAAGCGGCAAAACAAGCCATCGTTGACGGCATGAAAGCCAAAAGCAAAAGCAAGTCCAAATTCTACTTCAAGGATTTGACCGCCTTTGTTCCGGAAATGAAAACCTTGCAGGTCAAGAAACTTCTGGGGCAGATGGTCAACGAAGAAATCCTGGAATACTGGTCCAGCGGCAGTACCACGTTTTACGGCCTCAAGGGTGCCGGCAAGCAGCAAGCCGGCGAAGGCGAGTAG
- the dsrB gene encoding dissimilatory-type sulfite reductase subunit beta yields the protein MAFISSGYDPKQPMKDRITDIGPKDYKEFLPPVIKKNYGKWLYHEILEPGVLMHKAESGDEVYTVRVGSPRLMGVQTIREICEIADKHCGGHVRWTTRNNVEFMVDSKDKVAPLKEDLLSRKHTAGSYKFPIGGTGAGMTNIIHTQGWVHCHTAATDASGTVKAVMDDLFDEFTHMRLPAQLRVSMACCVNMCGAVHCSDIGFVGYHRKPPIIDHKILDQICEVPLAVAACPTAAIRPTKVDLPDGTKVNSVAIKNERCMFCGNCYTMCPALPLSDGQGGDGLIIMVGGKVSNRISNPKFSKVVVDFVPNEPPRWPTLVKKVRQIVDAYSKGAHKYERLGEWAERIGWERFFEVCDLEFTWHLIDDFRDPAYETWRQTTNFKF from the coding sequence ATGGCATTCATTTCTTCAGGATACGATCCGAAACAGCCGATGAAAGACCGGATTACGGATATCGGCCCCAAGGATTACAAAGAGTTTCTGCCGCCGGTCATCAAGAAGAACTACGGCAAATGGCTGTACCATGAGATCCTCGAGCCCGGCGTACTGATGCACAAGGCCGAAAGCGGCGACGAGGTCTATACTGTTCGTGTCGGCTCTCCCCGTTTGATGGGTGTGCAGACAATCCGCGAAATCTGTGAAATCGCCGACAAGCATTGTGGCGGACATGTCCGTTGGACCACCCGGAACAACGTTGAGTTCATGGTGGACAGCAAGGACAAAGTGGCCCCATTGAAGGAAGACCTGCTCAGCCGCAAGCATACGGCAGGTAGCTACAAGTTCCCCATCGGCGGCACCGGTGCGGGCATGACCAACATCATCCATACCCAGGGCTGGGTGCATTGTCACACGGCAGCCACGGACGCCTCCGGCACGGTCAAGGCCGTCATGGATGACCTGTTTGATGAGTTCACCCACATGCGTCTGCCTGCCCAGTTGCGCGTCTCCATGGCCTGCTGCGTGAACATGTGCGGCGCGGTGCACTGCTCGGACATCGGCTTTGTCGGCTACCATCGCAAGCCGCCGATCATCGACCACAAGATTCTGGACCAGATCTGCGAAGTGCCTTTGGCCGTGGCCGCCTGCCCCACAGCCGCCATTCGCCCGACCAAGGTTGACCTGCCCGACGGCACCAAGGTCAACTCCGTGGCCATCAAGAATGAGCGCTGCATGTTCTGCGGCAACTGCTACACCATGTGTCCGGCCCTGCCGCTGTCCGATGGTCAGGGCGGCGATGGTCTGATCATCATGGTCGGCGGCAAGGTCTCCAACCGGATCAGCAACCCCAAGTTCTCCAAGGTCGTCGTGGACTTCGTGCCCAACGAGCCGCCCCGCTGGCCCACACTGGTCAAAAAAGTCCGCCAGATTGTGGATGCCTACTCCAAGGGCGCCCACAAGTACGAGCGCCTGGGCGAATGGGCCGAGCGCATCGGCTGGGAGCGCTTCTTCGAGGTCTGCGATCTGGAATTCACCTGGCACTTGATCGACGATTTCCGCGATCCTGCCTACGAAACCTGGCGCCAGACCACGAACTTCAAGTTCTAA
- the dsrA gene encoding dissimilatory-type sulfite reductase subunit alpha, with product MAKHKTPLLDELEKGPWPSFVSDIKREAESRAKNEKGVEYQIPVDVCDDLLGVLELSFTDGETHWKHGGIVGVFGYGGGVIGRYCDQPEMFPGVAHFHTVRVNQPSGLYYSTEFLNKLCDLWEFRGSGMTNMHGSTGDIVWLGTTTPQLEEIFYELTHNLDTDLGGSGSNLRTPACCLGMSRCEYSCIDAQDLCNDLTHEFQDFLHRPAFPYKFKFKMDGCPNGCVASIARSDLSFIGLWKDNIRINQEAVKAYIGGEIPPNGGAHAGRDWGKFDIQKEIINLCPTKCMWMEGDTLKINDKECNHCMHCINAMPRALRIGEDTGCAMLLGAKAPILDGAQMGTLVVPFIKCESPYTEIKDLIEKLFEFWMEEGKNRERVGETMKRIGLYKILQVLEVEVDARVVQEPRTNPYIFWKEEEVTGGWDRKIEDYRSRHKM from the coding sequence ATGGCGAAACACAAGACCCCGTTGTTGGACGAGCTGGAAAAAGGTCCTTGGCCCAGCTTTGTTTCCGACATCAAGCGGGAAGCGGAGTCCAGGGCAAAGAACGAGAAGGGCGTTGAGTATCAGATCCCCGTGGACGTCTGTGACGACCTGTTGGGCGTGCTGGAACTCTCCTTCACCGATGGCGAGACCCACTGGAAGCACGGCGGCATTGTCGGCGTCTTCGGATACGGTGGAGGCGTCATCGGCCGGTACTGCGACCAGCCGGAAATGTTCCCCGGCGTGGCCCATTTCCACACCGTGCGTGTCAACCAGCCGTCCGGACTGTACTACAGCACGGAATTCCTGAACAAGCTTTGTGACCTGTGGGAATTCCGCGGCAGCGGCATGACCAACATGCACGGCTCCACCGGAGACATTGTCTGGCTGGGCACCACCACCCCACAGTTGGAAGAAATCTTCTATGAATTGACCCACAACCTGGACACCGACCTGGGCGGCTCCGGCTCCAACCTGCGCACCCCGGCCTGCTGTCTGGGCATGTCCCGTTGCGAGTACTCCTGTATCGATGCCCAGGATCTCTGCAACGATCTGACCCACGAGTTCCAGGACTTCCTGCACCGCCCGGCCTTCCCCTACAAGTTCAAGTTCAAGATGGACGGCTGCCCCAACGGCTGCGTGGCCTCCATTGCCCGTTCCGACCTGTCCTTCATCGGTCTGTGGAAGGACAACATCCGGATCAACCAGGAAGCGGTCAAGGCCTACATTGGCGGTGAAATTCCCCCGAACGGCGGCGCCCATGCCGGTCGCGACTGGGGCAAGTTCGACATCCAAAAGGAAATCATCAACCTCTGTCCGACCAAGTGTATGTGGATGGAAGGCGATACCCTGAAGATCAACGACAAAGAGTGCAACCACTGCATGCACTGCATCAACGCCATGCCCCGCGCTTTGCGGATCGGCGAAGATACCGGTTGCGCCATGCTGCTCGGCGCCAAGGCTCCGATCCTGGACGGCGCCCAGATGGGCACCCTGGTCGTTCCCTTCATCAAGTGCGAATCTCCGTACACCGAGATCAAGGACCTGATCGAGAAGCTGTTTGAATTCTGGATGGAAGAGGGCAAAAACCGCGAGCGTGTCGGTGAAACCATGAAGCGCATCGGTCTCTACAAAATCCTCCAGGTCCTGGAAGTTGAAGTTGATGCCCGTGTGGTTCAGGAGCCGCGGACCAACCCGTACATCTTCTGGAAGGAAGAAGAGGTCACCGGCGGTTGGGATCGGAAGATCGAAGACTACAGAAGCCGTCACAAAATGTAA
- a CDS encoding AAA family ATPase, translated as MLTSLALTRFSLFAEAKLDVTTGMNVIVGENSTGKSHLLKLAYVLSALQSESSEETAPEIHFHLDERIAEKLVAVFRPDFLGGLVNRSANRSPDRASGRSRCVVHADFQGHALRFSFAPNSRKKVIIEAHTPSKIAKPPVMLPPKEALSLFPSLVGSYERRELPMDETYYDLCRKFQAGALKLSQLDPVTSLIRELEAILRGKVLLENGRFHLKTHDKGKLEISLLAEGLRKIAQLAYLLLNGSLCRGCTLFWDEPDSNLNPKLIRKVAKALLATAQAGIQVVIATHSLFLLRELTLLNRSHAVPTLFTGLEYHNSGVVAHQDENIEGLPNIAALEEELDQSDRYLEQHLETDRMQDLERNLEPSEASPRETKP; from the coding sequence ATGCTGACATCACTGGCCCTTACCCGCTTTTCCTTGTTTGCCGAGGCCAAGCTGGACGTTACCACCGGCATGAATGTCATTGTCGGCGAAAACAGCACCGGTAAAAGCCATCTGCTGAAACTGGCCTATGTACTCAGCGCTCTGCAGAGCGAAAGTTCCGAGGAAACAGCCCCGGAAATCCACTTTCACTTGGACGAACGGATCGCGGAAAAGTTGGTGGCCGTATTTCGGCCGGATTTTCTGGGCGGGCTGGTCAATCGTTCAGCCAATCGTTCACCAGATCGTGCATCTGGGCGGTCTCGTTGCGTGGTCCACGCCGACTTTCAGGGCCATGCCCTGCGTTTCAGCTTCGCGCCCAACAGTCGCAAAAAGGTGATCATCGAGGCCCACACCCCCTCAAAAATCGCGAAACCTCCGGTCATGCTGCCCCCCAAGGAGGCCCTGTCGCTCTTTCCCAGCCTGGTTGGCTCCTACGAACGCCGCGAGCTGCCCATGGACGAAACCTATTACGACCTGTGCCGAAAATTTCAAGCCGGGGCGTTGAAGCTGTCCCAACTGGATCCGGTGACCTCCCTCATCCGCGAACTGGAGGCTATTCTGCGGGGCAAGGTTCTCCTGGAGAACGGGCGATTTCACCTCAAAACCCACGACAAGGGCAAACTGGAAATCAGCTTGCTGGCTGAGGGGCTGCGAAAAATAGCGCAGCTTGCGTACCTGCTGCTCAACGGATCATTGTGCCGTGGATGTACGCTGTTTTGGGATGAACCGGACAGCAACCTGAATCCAAAACTGATCCGCAAGGTGGCCAAGGCACTCTTGGCCACGGCCCAGGCCGGAATTCAGGTGGTCATTGCCACCCACAGCCTTTTCCTGCTCAGGGAATTGACCTTGTTGAACCGCTCCCATGCCGTACCGACCCTGTTCACCGGACTGGAATACCATAATTCCGGGGTCGTTGCCCACCAGGACGAAAACATCGAGGGCCTGCCCAATATTGCGGCCCTGGAGGAAGAGTTGGACCAGAGCGATCGCTACCTGGAACAGCACCTGGAAACAGACAGGATGCAAGACCTGGAAAGGAATCTCGAGCCGTCCGAGGCGTCACCAAGGGAAACCAAACCATGA
- the asnS gene encoding asparagine--tRNA ligase, whose protein sequence is MTRTSVLDTLNATEALGSILVRGWVRTRRDAKEVTFLEVNDGSCLKNVQVVVDHIVADKRFKDVNTGAAVEIHGEHVASPATGQNWEVRAERVVLVGTADQETYPLQKKRHSDEFLRTIAHLRPRTNKYGAMARIRSEAAFAVHDFFRRRGFWHLHAPILTGSDCEGAGEMFRVTSLSPEHRPRLGADIHAEDFFGRQANLTVSGQLEAELYACALGQVYTFGPTFRAENSNTPRHAAEFWMIEPEFAFGDLAEDMQLAEDLTKAMVRQVMAHRAEDLELFGKFVDKTLLRDLETLLAKPFARISYTQAIDILEDSKRDFEFQVLFGSDLQTEHERFLAEEHFKQPVIVFNYPRTIKPFYMRLNDDGETVAAMDVLVPRVGELVGGSQREERLNILSDRMDEQGLNKDAYWWYLDTRRFGSVPHAGFGMGFERFLMMLTGVTNIRDVIPFPRTPGHLEF, encoded by the coding sequence ATGACCAGAACATCCGTTTTAGATACTCTGAACGCCACCGAGGCGCTGGGTTCCATTTTGGTTCGGGGCTGGGTGCGCACTCGCCGGGATGCCAAAGAGGTAACCTTTCTGGAGGTCAATGACGGTTCCTGTCTCAAAAACGTGCAGGTCGTTGTGGATCACATCGTGGCGGACAAGCGGTTCAAGGACGTGAACACCGGAGCAGCGGTGGAGATTCACGGCGAGCATGTGGCCTCGCCTGCAACAGGACAAAACTGGGAGGTCCGGGCCGAGCGGGTCGTGCTTGTCGGCACGGCGGACCAGGAAACATATCCGCTGCAGAAGAAGCGCCATTCGGACGAGTTCCTGCGGACCATTGCCCATCTGCGGCCCAGAACCAACAAGTACGGGGCCATGGCCCGGATCCGGTCGGAAGCGGCCTTTGCCGTGCATGATTTTTTTCGTCGGCGTGGCTTCTGGCACCTGCATGCACCGATCCTGACCGGGTCGGATTGCGAGGGGGCCGGGGAGATGTTCAGGGTAACCAGTCTTTCGCCGGAGCACCGGCCCAGGCTCGGAGCCGACATCCATGCCGAGGATTTTTTCGGCAGGCAAGCCAATCTGACCGTCTCAGGCCAACTGGAGGCCGAGCTCTATGCCTGCGCCCTGGGCCAAGTCTATACGTTCGGCCCAACCTTTCGGGCCGAGAATTCCAACACCCCGCGCCATGCCGCGGAATTCTGGATGATCGAGCCGGAGTTCGCCTTTGGGGATCTGGCCGAAGACATGCAACTCGCCGAGGACCTGACCAAGGCCATGGTCCGCCAAGTCATGGCGCACCGTGCGGAGGACCTGGAACTCTTCGGCAAGTTCGTGGATAAGACATTGCTTCGCGACCTGGAAACCCTGCTGGCCAAGCCATTTGCCCGGATTTCCTACACTCAGGCCATCGACATCCTGGAGGACAGCAAACGGGACTTTGAGTTCCAGGTATTGTTCGGCTCGGATTTGCAGACCGAACACGAACGTTTCCTGGCCGAGGAACACTTCAAGCAGCCGGTGATCGTTTTCAACTATCCGCGCACCATCAAGCCATTCTATATGCGTCTTAACGACGATGGCGAGACCGTGGCGGCCATGGACGTTCTCGTGCCGCGGGTGGGCGAGCTGGTGGGCGGGAGCCAGCGTGAGGAGCGGCTGAATATCCTTTCAGACCGGATGGACGAGCAGGGCCTAAACAAGGATGCCTACTGGTGGTACCTGGACACCCGCCGCTTCGGTTCCGTCCCCCACGCCGGCTTCGGTATGGGGTTTGAGCGCTTCTTGATGATGCTCACCGGCGTCACCAACATCCGCGACGTGATCCCCTTCCCCCGCACGCCGGGGCATCTGGAGTTTTGA
- a CDS encoding type II toxin-antitoxin system HicB family antitoxin, giving the protein MHVVEIDGYRAVIKYDPDIEMFRGEFTDIDGGADFYAKDTENLKKEAALSLKVFLEMCAEDGAWQ; this is encoded by the coding sequence ATGCATGTAGTGGAAATTGACGGTTATCGCGCTGTCATCAAATATGATCCGGACATTGAGATGTTCCGAGGAGAATTCACTGATATCGACGGTGGGGCGGATTTTTATGCCAAGGATACTGAAAATCTCAAGAAAGAAGCCGCTCTCTCCCTGAAGGTTTTTCTTGAAATGTGCGCTGAAGATGGCGCTTGGCAGTAG
- a CDS encoding molybdopterin biosynthesis protein codes for MTFQRSIYLTTVPIPEALAAARQALDRGQLIHREVIPSQDALGRVTAGPIFSRYSSPTFHSAAMDGVAVDAEATFTAREGRPLELKLGAGYRPVNTGHAMPEGANAVIMIEQVVQKDEQTITIEAPAFPWQHVRRIGEDIVATELLLTQNHRITPFDVGALLSAGIWEVEVWERVRIAFIPTGDEVLDFTAQPEPRPGQVVESNSQVFKALAESWGCVVTRVPPVKDELEALSKAVAQALRDAHIVIIGAGSSAGTKDFTRTVMESQGRILVHGIAAMPGKPSLLGEAGGKLLVGAPGYPVSAVICFEELLRPLAAWMGRHDPGARPKVQVELTRKTPSRLGVQEFMRLAIGRVGEKWVATPLARGAGMITTLTKAQGIARIPMHSEGVEAGALLEAELLVPEADLERTIVCVGSHDNTLDLLTNELMGLAEPFRLTSTHVGSMGGLTALRSGAAHLAGCHLFDPETADYNFPFLAKYLPGLDLLVINLAIRHQGLITAKGNPKGIRGVEDLARPDLTFINRQRGAGTRILLDHHLKQAKIAPDTVTGYDKEEYTHMAVAVNVLSGAADCGLGIFAAAKALNLDFVPLARERYDLIIPRKFADDPKIATILDLIRSEALQAKIRSLGGYDTDLTGREMTPELGLG; via the coding sequence ATGACCTTTCAACGTTCCATCTACCTGACCACCGTCCCCATTCCCGAAGCCCTGGCAGCGGCCAGACAGGCCCTGGACCGGGGGCAATTGATTCACAGGGAAGTAATTCCGTCCCAGGATGCTTTGGGCCGGGTTACGGCGGGGCCGATTTTTTCGCGGTATTCGAGTCCGACGTTTCACAGCGCGGCCATGGACGGGGTGGCGGTGGACGCGGAAGCCACCTTTACCGCCCGGGAGGGGCGGCCCCTGGAATTGAAGCTGGGGGCGGGCTACCGGCCCGTGAACACCGGCCATGCCATGCCCGAAGGGGCCAACGCGGTGATCATGATCGAGCAGGTGGTCCAGAAGGACGAGCAGACCATCACCATCGAGGCCCCGGCCTTTCCCTGGCAGCATGTCCGGCGCATCGGCGAAGACATCGTGGCCACGGAGCTGCTTTTGACGCAGAACCACCGAATCACACCCTTTGACGTGGGTGCGTTGCTCAGCGCCGGGATCTGGGAGGTGGAGGTTTGGGAACGGGTGCGCATCGCCTTCATCCCCACCGGGGACGAGGTGCTGGATTTCACCGCCCAGCCGGAGCCCAGGCCCGGCCAGGTGGTGGAGAGCAATTCCCAGGTCTTCAAGGCCCTGGCCGAGTCCTGGGGCTGCGTTGTCACCAGGGTGCCGCCGGTCAAGGACGAATTGGAGGCCCTTTCAAAAGCCGTGGCTCAGGCCCTGCGGGACGCGCACATCGTGATCATCGGCGCGGGATCGTCGGCCGGGACCAAGGACTTCACCCGGACGGTCATGGAGAGCCAGGGCCGAATCCTGGTGCACGGCATCGCGGCCATGCCCGGCAAGCCGTCGCTTCTGGGCGAAGCGGGCGGGAAACTGCTGGTGGGCGCGCCGGGGTATCCGGTCAGCGCGGTGATCTGCTTCGAGGAGTTGCTCCGGCCCCTGGCCGCCTGGATGGGCCGCCACGATCCGGGCGCGCGGCCCAAGGTCCAGGTGGAGCTGACCCGCAAGACGCCCTCCAGGCTGGGAGTTCAGGAATTCATGCGCCTGGCCATCGGCCGGGTGGGTGAGAAATGGGTGGCCACGCCCCTGGCCCGGGGCGCGGGGATGATCACCACCCTGACCAAGGCCCAGGGCATCGCCCGCATCCCCATGCACAGCGAAGGCGTGGAGGCCGGAGCTTTGCTGGAAGCCGAACTGCTGGTTCCCGAAGCCGACCTGGAACGGACCATCGTCTGCGTGGGCAGTCACGACAACACCCTGGATCTGCTGACCAACGAGCTGATGGGCCTGGCCGAGCCGTTCCGGCTGACCTCCACCCACGTGGGCAGCATGGGCGGCCTGACCGCCCTGCGCAGCGGTGCGGCCCACCTGGCCGGGTGCCACCTCTTCGATCCTGAGACCGCGGATTACAACTTCCCTTTCCTGGCCAAATACCTCCCTGGCCTGGACCTGCTGGTGATCAACCTGGCCATCCGCCATCAGGGCCTAATCACGGCCAAGGGCAATCCCAAGGGCATTCGCGGCGTCGAGGATCTGGCCCGTCCCGATCTGACCTTCATTAACCGCCAACGCGGCGCTGGAACGCGCATCCTCCTGGACCATCACCTCAAGCAGGCAAAGATCGCCCCGGATACAGTCACGGGCTACGACAAGGAAGAGTACACGCACATGGCCGTGGCCGTGAACGTGCTCAGCGGCGCGGCGGACTGCGGCCTGGGCATCTTCGCCGCGGCCAAGGCCCTCAACCTGGACTTCGTGCCCCTGGCCCGGGAACGCTACGACCTGATCATCCCCAGAAAATTCGCGGACGATCCAAAAATCGCCACGATTCTGGACCTGATCCGCTCCGAGGCATTACAGGCAAAGATTCGAAGCCTGGGCGGATATGATACGGATTTGACGGGACGGGAGATGACGCCGGAGCTGGGGTTAGGGTAA
- a CDS encoding helix-turn-helix transcriptional regulator, which produces MKNLLSTKEVAQLLDVNEKMVYGLIAEKGLPATKVTGKWLFPKHLVEQWIENSTQNFPSPTSPLPPYHGLLILAGSDDPLLERTLNLFNRTFPNHLAVYGNVGSFGGLKALRNNLCHIASSHLIQAENGDFNFQFAAEELVAPPAVINFCFREQGLILAKGNPLGIRSMADLGRKEMRVVNRPLTTGTRLLFDQHLEKAGVAAETMVGYGNEVHRHLDVGLEVLAGRADVGPGIQAVAGILELDFLPLGRERFDLLISRERFFDKGVQQFLGLLHDATFQRQADNLTGYDVSQAGRTIFPREPEENQ; this is translated from the coding sequence GTGAAGAATTTGTTGTCCACCAAGGAAGTGGCCCAGCTGCTCGATGTGAACGAGAAGATGGTTTACGGCCTGATCGCCGAGAAGGGGCTGCCGGCCACCAAGGTGACCGGCAAGTGGCTTTTCCCCAAGCATCTCGTGGAGCAATGGATTGAGAACAGCACCCAGAATTTTCCCTCCCCGACCTCGCCATTGCCACCGTATCACGGCCTGCTGATCCTGGCCGGCAGCGATGATCCGCTGCTGGAGCGGACCCTGAATCTGTTCAATAGGACGTTTCCCAATCATCTCGCGGTCTACGGCAACGTGGGCAGTTTTGGCGGTTTGAAGGCGTTGCGCAACAATTTGTGCCATATAGCCTCCAGCCACCTGATTCAGGCAGAGAATGGGGATTTCAATTTTCAGTTTGCCGCCGAGGAACTGGTCGCACCGCCTGCGGTCATCAACTTTTGCTTTCGGGAGCAGGGGCTGATTCTGGCCAAGGGCAATCCTCTGGGCATCCGCTCCATGGCGGATCTGGGTCGCAAGGAGATGCGGGTGGTCAATCGCCCACTGACGACAGGCACGCGACTGCTCTTTGACCAGCATCTGGAAAAGGCCGGAGTGGCCGCGGAAACCATGGTCGGGTACGGTAACGAGGTGCATCGGCACCTGGACGTAGGGCTTGAAGTCTTGGCCGGTCGTGCGGATGTCGGCCCAGGGATTCAGGCCGTGGCTGGGATCCTGGAGCTGGATTTTCTGCCGCTGGGCCGGGAGCGCTTCGACCTGCTGATTTCCAGAGAGCGCTTTTTTGACAAGGGAGTTCAGCAATTTTTGGGTCTGCTCCATGATGCGACGTTTCAGCGCCAAGCAGACAATTTGACCGGTTATGACGTCTCCCAGGCAGGACGGACAATATTTCCCAGAGAACCTGAAGAGAACCAATGA
- a CDS encoding substrate-binding domain-containing protein encodes MKRFITTLMSVLLVVMALPALAQDKVITMSTTTSTEASGLLDYLLPEFYKDTGITVRVMSKGTGAALRDGMDGNADVVFVHDVAREEQFVAEGYGTKRYYVMYNDFIIVGPESDPAGIKDAPNSAEAMKRIAAARAPFVSRGDDSGTHSRERQLWEATGLALTDAKSPQDGGGWYFSIGQGMGEALIFAEEKEGYVLADRGTYLQYKYGRTQPFDLVVVYEGDDMLKNPYGVIPVNPEKHPHVKFDLADAFAQWLVSERGQQVIGSYQLHGQPLFFPDAK; translated from the coding sequence ATGAAGAGATTTATTACCACTCTAATGAGCGTTCTTTTAGTTGTTATGGCGCTTCCGGCATTGGCCCAGGACAAGGTGATCACCATGAGCACCACCACAAGTACCGAAGCTTCTGGATTGTTGGACTATCTTTTGCCTGAATTCTATAAGGATACAGGAATCACAGTACGGGTTATGTCCAAAGGGACCGGGGCTGCCTTGCGGGATGGCATGGACGGCAATGCGGACGTGGTCTTTGTCCACGACGTGGCCCGGGAGGAGCAGTTCGTGGCTGAAGGGTACGGCACGAAGCGCTACTATGTGATGTATAACGATTTCATCATTGTCGGCCCGGAGAGCGATCCAGCCGGAATCAAAGACGCGCCGAATTCAGCGGAGGCCATGAAGCGCATTGCCGCGGCCCGGGCCCCCTTTGTCTCTCGGGGCGACGACAGCGGCACGCACTCGCGGGAACGGCAACTTTGGGAAGCCACCGGGCTGGCCCTGACGGACGCGAAGTCACCCCAGGACGGCGGCGGCTGGTACTTTTCCATCGGTCAGGGAATGGGCGAAGCACTGATTTTCGCCGAGGAAAAGGAAGGCTACGTCCTTGCTGACCGCGGTACCTATCTGCAGTACAAATACGGACGCACCCAGCCCTTTGATCTCGTGGTGGTCTACGAAGGCGACGACATGCTCAAGAATCCCTACGGCGTGATTCCGGTCAATCCGGAAAAACACCCCCACGTGAAGTTCGACCTGGCTGATGCTTTCGCCCAGTGGCTGGTCTCCGAACGCGGCCAGCAGGTCATCGGCAGCTACCAGCTCCACGGCCAACCGCTGTTTTTCCCGGACGCCAAATAA